From the genome of Hymenobacter cellulosilyticus, one region includes:
- a CDS encoding amidohydrolase, whose product MSDLTVSFVQSSLQWHDPAANWAELGHHIEEISIPTDLIVLPEMFTTGFSMDAARLAEPMDGPTVAWMKQLAATRDAVVTGSIIIRDQDQYYNRLLWVRPDGTLSYYNKRHLFGVAGEKEVYTGGTERLIEEWRGWRVCPLVCYDLRFPVWSRNSATAPYDLLLYVANWPASRRTAWITLLRARAIENLAYTIGVNVVGIDGNSLAYAGDSALLDMRGEYLVEVGNHETSITRTLRRADLEAFRERFPALNDGDTFYLGEPVSALTHQE is encoded by the coding sequence GTGTCTGACTTAACCGTTTCCTTCGTCCAGTCCTCCCTGCAATGGCACGACCCGGCCGCCAACTGGGCCGAATTAGGTCATCATATTGAGGAGATTTCGATTCCGACTGACCTGATCGTGCTGCCGGAAATGTTTACCACCGGCTTCAGTATGGACGCCGCCCGCCTGGCCGAACCCATGGACGGCCCCACCGTGGCCTGGATGAAGCAGCTGGCCGCTACCCGCGACGCGGTAGTAACGGGCAGCATCATCATCCGCGACCAGGATCAGTACTACAACCGCCTGCTGTGGGTGCGGCCCGACGGCACGCTGAGCTACTACAACAAGCGCCACCTGTTTGGGGTGGCCGGGGAGAAAGAAGTGTACACGGGCGGCACCGAGCGGCTGATAGAAGAGTGGCGGGGCTGGCGCGTCTGCCCGCTGGTATGCTACGACCTGCGCTTCCCGGTGTGGAGCCGCAACTCGGCCACTGCCCCCTACGACCTGCTGCTGTACGTGGCCAACTGGCCCGCCTCACGCCGCACCGCCTGGATTACGCTGCTGCGGGCCCGGGCCATCGAAAACCTGGCCTACACCATCGGCGTCAACGTGGTGGGCATCGACGGCAACAGCCTGGCCTACGCCGGCGACTCGGCCCTGCTGGACATGCGCGGCGAGTATCTGGTGGAAGTCGGCAACCACGAAACCAGCATCACCCGCACCCTGCGCCGCGCCGACCTGGAAGCCTTCCGGGAGCGGTTCCCAGCCCTGAACGACGGGGATACGTTCTACCTCGGCGAGCCGGTGTCGGCCCTGACGCACCAGGAGTAA